In Gemmobacter sp. 24YEA27, a genomic segment contains:
- a CDS encoding TRAP transporter large permease has translation MIAGLSFTVLLLMGAPIAFLLVATTLILIVASGNEVLLTGFPQQLFAGIESYSLLTLPLFILLGELMGAGGIGRRLFALAAALIWPLRAGLAYINLLANLMMASVLGSTVAQLTIMSRLAVPEMERGGYPKDVSASVTAAGGLLAPVLPPSMNLIVFAAVAQLPVDQLFRASLLPGLALAASFAAVIAWLGWRFNLPKTGRMALNARLIALRDALPALIIPGVVVGSILGGFATPTQSAALASLATVLIGLLVYREMRIPDLAPALVRTAVTSGAVLFLVAGAQIIGWVLTYGNLPAEAARLIQDLAHSPLMFLILLNILLLLLGTVLEPIPGIILTAPVLLPVATDVYGISPTAFGVILCLNMALGLLTPPVGAGLYTASLMTGVSSTRLSWLLTPFFIATLAVLAGLTVITALQSTMTGG, from the coding sequence ATGATCGCGGGTCTGTCTTTCACCGTCCTGTTGCTGATGGGCGCGCCGATTGCCTTTCTGCTGGTCGCGACCACGCTGATCCTGATTGTGGCTTCCGGGAATGAGGTTCTTCTGACCGGCTTTCCGCAACAGCTCTTCGCCGGGATCGAGAGCTATTCGCTGCTGACGCTGCCGCTCTTCATCCTGCTGGGCGAGCTGATGGGCGCGGGTGGCATCGGGCGCCGTCTTTTCGCGCTGGCGGCTGCGCTGATCTGGCCGCTGCGCGCAGGTCTCGCCTATATCAATCTGCTGGCGAACCTGATGATGGCCTCGGTGCTCGGATCGACCGTGGCGCAGCTCACGATCATGTCGCGCCTTGCCGTCCCCGAGATGGAGCGCGGCGGCTATCCGAAAGATGTATCAGCCTCTGTCACAGCCGCCGGAGGCCTGCTGGCGCCGGTGCTGCCGCCTTCGATGAACCTGATCGTCTTTGCCGCCGTGGCGCAGCTGCCGGTCGACCAGCTGTTTCGCGCGAGCCTTTTGCCCGGCCTCGCGCTGGCCGCGAGTTTCGCCGCCGTGATCGCCTGGCTCGGCTGGCGGTTCAACCTGCCGAAAACCGGCCGGATGGCGCTGAATGCCCGCCTCATCGCCCTGCGCGACGCGCTGCCCGCGCTGATCATCCCCGGCGTGGTGGTAGGCTCGATCCTCGGCGGCTTTGCCACGCCGACGCAATCGGCGGCACTGGCCTCGCTGGCCACGGTGCTGATCGGGCTGCTTGTTTACCGCGAGATGCGGATCCCGGACCTTGCCCCGGCGCTGGTGCGCACTGCCGTCACCTCGGGCGCGGTGCTGTTTCTGGTGGCCGGCGCGCAGATCATCGGCTGGGTGCTGACCTATGGCAATCTGCCCGCCGAGGCCGCGCGTCTGATCCAGGACCTCGCCCATTCGCCGCTGATGTTCCTGATCCTGCTGAATATCCTGCTGCTTTTGCTGGGCACCGTGCTGGAGCCGATCCCCGGCATCATCCTCACCGCGCCGGTGCTGCTGCCGGTCGCAACCGATGTCTATGGCATCTCGCCCACCGCATTCGGTGTGATCCTGTGCCTCAACATGGCGCTTGGCCTGCTGACCCCGCCGGTGGGCGCCGGGCTTTACACGGCGTCCCTGATGACCGGGGTGTCCTCCACGCGCCTCTCCTGGCTTCTCACCCCTTTCTTCATCGCGACCCTTGCGGTTCTCGCCGGGCTGACCGTGATCACCGCGCTGCAATCCACCATGACCGGAGGCTGA
- a CDS encoding TRAP transporter substrate-binding protein, translated as MAFLRPTPLALALFALASPAGAEDLRIGLITPPPHQWTRSANHLAGELNTATDGRLNLAIFPSGQLGNEAQMLQQLQSGALDLAFLTVGELSNRDGNFGILTAPYLVDTATQAATLLEGPTATGLQDNLAALGLHGLGYGMAGMRIVLLARPLEDGGTVAGRKIRTVPLAQELDFWTRAGAAPTPLPLPDLFDAYTNGQIDGMQLDFEGTFNNRFHDYSAVVLDTEHMIFPMVAVASARKWKSYSEEDRAVITRLVAAETAQIRAVYPQIDADYRAKLIEAGANVVKPGPEIFGDAVTGWYEAWREKTPLLIQLETEAKAIRE; from the coding sequence ATGGCATTCCTGCGCCCGACACCCCTCGCCCTCGCGCTTTTCGCCCTCGCAAGCCCCGCCGGGGCCGAAGACCTGCGCATCGGCCTGATCACGCCGCCGCCGCATCAATGGACCCGCTCGGCCAATCACCTCGCCGGGGAACTTAACACCGCAACCGATGGCCGTCTGAACCTCGCGATCTTCCCCTCGGGCCAGCTCGGCAATGAGGCGCAGATGCTGCAACAGCTGCAATCGGGCGCGCTGGATCTTGCCTTCCTGACGGTCGGAGAGCTGAGCAATCGCGACGGGAATTTCGGCATCCTGACCGCGCCTTACCTCGTCGACACGGCCACACAGGCCGCGACATTGCTCGAAGGCCCGACCGCCACCGGGCTGCAGGACAATCTCGCAGCCCTCGGTCTGCACGGGCTGGGCTATGGCATGGCGGGAATGCGGATCGTCCTGCTCGCCAGACCGCTGGAAGACGGCGGCACGGTCGCAGGCCGCAAGATCCGCACCGTGCCGCTGGCGCAGGAGCTCGACTTCTGGACCCGTGCCGGTGCCGCCCCCACGCCCCTGCCGCTGCCGGACCTGTTCGACGCCTATACGAATGGCCAGATCGACGGCATGCAGCTGGATTTCGAGGGCACGTTCAACAACCGCTTCCATGACTATTCCGCCGTGGTGCTGGATACCGAACATATGATCTTCCCGATGGTTGCTGTCGCCTCGGCGCGGAAATGGAAAAGCTACAGCGAAGAAGACCGCGCCGTGATCACCCGGCTCGTTGCCGCCGAGACCGCACAGATCCGCGCCGTCTATCCGCAGATCGACGCCGATTACCGCGCGAAGCTCATTGAGGCCGGCGCCAATGTCGTAAAACCCGGGCCAGAGATCTTCGGCGATGCGGTGACGGGCTGGTACGAGGCCTGGCGGGAAAAAACGCCGCTGCTGATCCAGCTGGAAACGGAAGCCAAAGCGATCAGAGAATAG
- the selD gene encoding selenide, water dikinase SelD has product MTQMQTPQPEPRLTSLSHGGGCGCKIAPGVLSGILRGTSALPVPEALLVGIETSDDAAVYQLNEHQAIVATTDFFMPIVDDPVDFGRIAATNAISDVYAMGATPIFALALVGMPINVLSVETIGRILEGGSQACRAAGIPIAGGHTIDSVEAIYGLVALGVVDPAHVKKNALAQAGDVLVFGKPLGVGVYSAALKKEKLSAAGYAQMIATTTKLNTPGPRLARLAGVHAMTDVTGFGLGGHGLEMSRGAGKGIRIDWASVPVLTDAVALAEAGFITGASGRNWASYGAEIAFAREMSKVDQVLLTDPQTSGGLLVACAPEAVAEVLRIFREEGFEAAAVIGEVGDGAPGLTIA; this is encoded by the coding sequence ATGACCCAGATGCAGACCCCGCAGCCCGAACCGCGCCTGACCTCACTGTCCCATGGCGGCGGGTGTGGCTGCAAGATCGCGCCCGGCGTGCTTTCGGGGATCCTGCGCGGCACCTCTGCACTGCCGGTGCCGGAGGCTTTGCTGGTGGGCATCGAGACCTCGGATGATGCGGCGGTCTATCAGCTGAACGAGCATCAGGCGATCGTCGCGACCACCGATTTCTTCATGCCGATCGTCGACGACCCGGTGGATTTCGGGCGGATCGCGGCGACGAATGCGATCTCGGATGTCTATGCGATGGGGGCGACGCCGATCTTCGCGCTGGCCCTGGTGGGGATGCCGATCAATGTGCTCTCGGTTGAGACCATCGGCCGGATCCTTGAAGGCGGATCACAGGCCTGCCGGGCGGCGGGGATCCCGATTGCCGGCGGCCATACGATTGACTCGGTCGAGGCGATTTACGGGCTGGTGGCTCTGGGCGTGGTCGATCCGGCGCATGTGAAGAAGAATGCGCTTGCGCAGGCCGGCGATGTGCTGGTTTTCGGCAAGCCGCTGGGCGTGGGCGTCTATTCGGCGGCGCTGAAGAAGGAAAAGCTGAGCGCTGCGGGCTATGCGCAGATGATCGCGACGACGACGAAGCTGAACACGCCGGGGCCGCGGCTCGCGCGGCTGGCGGGGGTTCATGCGATGACCGATGTGACCGGCTTCGGGCTTGGGGGCCATGGGCTTGAGATGTCGCGCGGCGCGGGGAAGGGGATCCGCATCGACTGGGCCTCGGTGCCGGTCCTGACGGATGCGGTGGCTTTGGCGGAAGCCGGGTTCATCACCGGTGCCTCAGGGCGGAACTGGGCGAGCTATGGCGCCGAGATCGCCTTCGCGCGGGAAATGTCGAAGGTGGATCAGGTGCTGCTGACCGATCCGCAGACTTCGGGCGGGTTGCTGGTTGCCTGCGCGCCGGAGGCGGTGGCCGAGGTGTTGCGGATCTTCCGGGAGGAGGGTTTCGAGGCGGCGGCAGTGATTGGCGAGGTTGGCGATGGCGCCCCCGGGCTGACCATCGCCTGA
- the fdxH gene encoding formate dehydrogenase subunit beta, which produces MTERAPQPTTAAANPPVQPLASNLLPSDVVRISATANVPAPERQLDKVAKLIDVSKCIGCKACQSACIEWNDTHPAIEENVGVYENPHDLTPEMFTLMRFSEYENPQGDLEWLIRKDGCMHCEDPGCLKACPAPGAIVQYSNGIVDFVSANCIGCGYCVSGCPFDVPRIHQTAHVSKKCTLCSDRVAVGQGPACAKACPTQAITFGTKESQIALANERIEDLKSRGYANAGLYDPQGVGGTHVMYVLHHADKPALRRAAG; this is translated from the coding sequence ATGACCGAACGCGCCCCTCAACCCACCACGGCGGCGGCGAACCCTCCGGTTCAGCCGCTCGCCTCAAACCTGCTTCCCTCGGATGTCGTGCGCATTTCGGCCACCGCCAATGTGCCCGCGCCCGAGCGGCAGCTCGACAAGGTGGCAAAGCTGATCGATGTGTCGAAATGCATCGGCTGCAAGGCCTGCCAGTCGGCCTGTATCGAGTGGAACGACACCCATCCGGCTATCGAAGAAAATGTGGGGGTCTATGAGAACCCCCATGATCTGACGCCGGAAATGTTCACGCTGATGCGCTTTTCCGAATATGAAAACCCGCAAGGCGATCTGGAATGGCTGATCCGCAAGGATGGCTGCATGCATTGCGAGGATCCGGGCTGTCTGAAAGCCTGCCCGGCGCCTGGTGCCATCGTGCAATATTCCAACGGCATCGTTGATTTCGTGTCCGCGAATTGCATCGGCTGCGGCTATTGCGTTTCCGGCTGCCCCTTTGACGTGCCGCGGATCCATCAGACCGCGCATGTGTCGAAAAAATGCACGCTCTGTTCCGACCGGGTTGCGGTGGGGCAAGGGCCGGCCTGTGCGAAAGCCTGTCCGACCCAGGCCATCACCTTCGGCACAAAGGAAAGCCAGATCGCGCTGGCCAATGAACGGATCGAGGATCTGAAATCGCGCGGTTACGCCAATGCCGGGCTTTACGATCCGCAAGGCGTGGGCGGCACGCATGTGATGTATGTGCTCCATCATGCCGATAAGCCCGCTTTACGCCGGGCTGCCGGATGA
- a CDS encoding formate dehydrogenase N subunit beta transmembrane domain-containing protein has product MPISPLYAGLPDDPRISPVVESWKGATKTVGLAAIGLAAAGAVLHGLFSKGNTVTAEEEHEAEELVVKTAAVQPENREEL; this is encoded by the coding sequence ATGCCGATAAGCCCGCTTTACGCCGGGCTGCCGGATGATCCGCGCATCTCGCCGGTGGTGGAAAGCTGGAAAGGTGCCACCAAGACCGTCGGCCTTGCCGCTATCGGTCTGGCTGCGGCAGGGGCGGTGCTGCATGGGCTCTTCTCGAAGGGCAATACCGTTACCGCCGAGGAAGAGCATGAGGCCGAAGAGCTGGTGGTGAAGACCGCAGCGGTTCAGCCCGAGAACCGGGAGGAGCTGTGA
- the fdhE gene encoding formate dehydrogenase accessory protein FdhE encodes MSHQYSAPGDHIESTKPVTVSRYRGITRLNHWVTAVSLILLAISGLALFHPSLFFLSGLFGGGQVVRWLHPAIGIVLFLSFFLLFLQMWKLNLPRREDATWVAHIGDVVQGNEDKLPELGKYNAGQKFVFWAMTGLILLLILTGLMIWEKQVHLWSDYAPWAATIPARRIALLVHALSAVGIILVFILHVYAAIWTRGTLRAMTTGSVTGGWAFRHHRKWLRELAKNRKAPDNHNTRRSDPPALSPARPRSGEDKMRPERPMTNDIQPDPSVIGGVPEAPFAFLPDPVAVFTRRAGRFAFLAQTSRLAPYLTFLAELTEIQARLAKSGPAPVIAPDQLARARAAQMPPIDRAALAADPALHQLLARLCEAAARITMPDPARTALEAVTAADEGDRTWLLTNALAGEIPEDSAAPHLFASAAVQVYLARLAAGLAVENLRPIRTGICPACGGRPVSSLVTSTPGIESIRYAVCSGCATQWNEVRIHCLACGTNKGLTYRSAETTEATVKAECCRECHSWIKIFYQEKNPSLDAVADDVGSIGLDMMMKETDLKRAGFNPFLTGY; translated from the coding sequence ATGTCCCATCAGTATTCCGCCCCCGGCGACCATATCGAAAGCACGAAACCGGTGACGGTCAGCCGTTACCGGGGCATCACGCGGCTGAACCACTGGGTCACGGCCGTGTCGCTGATCCTGCTGGCGATCTCGGGGCTGGCACTGTTCCACCCGTCTTTGTTCTTCCTCTCGGGCCTGTTCGGCGGTGGCCAGGTGGTGCGCTGGCTGCATCCGGCCATCGGGATCGTGCTGTTTCTCAGCTTCTTCCTCTTGTTTTTGCAGATGTGGAAGCTGAACCTGCCGAGACGCGAAGACGCGACCTGGGTCGCGCATATCGGTGATGTGGTCCAGGGCAATGAGGATAAGCTGCCCGAGCTTGGCAAATACAATGCCGGGCAGAAATTCGTCTTCTGGGCGATGACCGGGCTGATCCTCCTGCTGATCCTCACCGGGCTGATGATCTGGGAGAAACAGGTACATCTGTGGAGCGACTACGCCCCATGGGCGGCCACGATCCCGGCGCGGCGCATCGCCCTTCTGGTCCATGCGCTCTCTGCCGTGGGGATCATCCTTGTGTTCATCCTGCATGTCTATGCGGCGATCTGGACCCGGGGCACGCTGCGCGCGATGACGACGGGCAGCGTGACCGGCGGCTGGGCCTTCCGCCATCACCGCAAATGGCTGCGGGAGCTGGCGAAGAACCGCAAAGCCCCCGATAATCATAACACCCGGCGGAGTGATCCGCCGGCCCTCTCCCCGGCCCGTCCCCGGTCCGGGGAGGATAAAATGCGGCCGGAGAGACCCATGACCAATGACATCCAACCCGACCCTTCGGTCATCGGCGGCGTCCCCGAGGCGCCGTTCGCATTCCTGCCCGACCCGGTCGCGGTCTTTACCCGCCGCGCCGGGCGCTTCGCCTTTCTGGCCCAGACCAGCCGGCTTGCTCCCTACCTGACATTCCTCGCAGAGCTCACAGAGATCCAGGCCCGGCTGGCGAAATCCGGCCCTGCGCCGGTGATCGCGCCGGACCAGCTGGCGCGGGCCAGGGCGGCACAGATGCCGCCCATCGACCGCGCCGCGCTGGCGGCTGATCCCGCCTTGCACCAGCTGCTGGCGCGGCTTTGCGAGGCCGCCGCCCGCATCACCATGCCAGACCCCGCCCGCACCGCACTTGAGGCGGTGACGGCGGCGGATGAGGGGGATCGGACCTGGCTCTTAACCAATGCGCTGGCGGGCGAGATCCCCGAAGACAGCGCCGCGCCGCATCTCTTCGCCTCGGCCGCCGTGCAGGTTTATCTTGCGCGTCTCGCCGCCGGGCTGGCGGTGGAAAACCTGCGCCCGATCCGCACCGGCATCTGCCCCGCATGCGGCGGGCGACCGGTCTCGTCGCTGGTCACCTCGACCCCGGGGATCGAGAGCATCCGCTACGCGGTCTGTTCGGGTTGCGCTACGCAATGGAATGAGGTTCGCATTCATTGTCTCGCCTGCGGCACCAATAAAGGGCTGACCTACCGCTCTGCCGAGACCACCGAGGCGACGGTAAAAGCCGAATGCTGCCGGGAATGTCACTCCTGGATCAAGATTTTCTACCAGGAAAAGAACCCGAGCCTTGACGCGGTGGCCGATGATGTCGGCAGTATCGGACTTGATATGATGATGAAGGAAACCGATCTGAAACGCGCAGGCTTCAACCCCTTTCTGACGGGCTACTGA
- the selA gene encoding L-seryl-tRNA(Sec) selenium transferase, with protein MEGFRALPSVDQALNSAEGAGLVARHGRQAVREALRARLDEMRDAIRAGEDGAVLAQRLPDLVAADLAARDRTRLRPMLNLTGTVLHTNLGRAILADEAVRAAVTAMANPLALEFDLETGGRGQRDDHLRGLLVELTGAEDATIVNNNAAAVLIALNTLAQGREAVVSRGELIEIGGAFRMPDIMARAGAKLVEIGTTNRTHPKDYQGAITPETGVILKVHTSNYRIEGFTAEVTAPDLALIAREARVPMMNDLGAGSLVDLSHYGLRREPTVAEAVAEGADLVTFSGDKLLGGPQAGFIVGRKDLIAAINRNPLKRALRLDKIRIAALEATLKLYRDPDRLAERLPTLRMLARPMTEIAAQAQRLAPRIDALLRPFGFDATPCPCASQIGSGALPVDTIPSAGLRLTGQGGDAPDRLAAQLRALPMPVIGHIQGGALILDLRCLEEDAMLTDALAAL; from the coding sequence ATGGAGGGGTTTCGGGCCCTCCCCTCGGTCGATCAGGCCCTGAACAGTGCCGAAGGTGCGGGCCTTGTCGCCCGCCATGGCCGCCAGGCCGTGCGCGAGGCGCTGCGGGCGCGCCTTGACGAGATGCGCGATGCAATCCGCGCCGGCGAGGATGGTGCGGTGCTGGCGCAGCGGTTGCCGGATCTGGTTGCAGCCGATCTGGCCGCGCGTGACCGCACCCGGCTCAGGCCGATGCTGAACCTCACCGGCACGGTGTTGCACACCAATCTCGGCCGCGCGATCCTTGCCGATGAGGCGGTGCGCGCGGCGGTGACCGCGATGGCGAACCCGCTGGCGCTGGAATTTGATCTGGAGACCGGCGGGCGCGGTCAGCGGGACGACCATCTGCGCGGCCTGCTGGTGGAACTTACCGGCGCCGAAGATGCCACCATCGTCAATAACAACGCCGCCGCCGTGCTGATCGCGCTGAACACCCTTGCCCAGGGCCGCGAGGCAGTGGTCTCGCGCGGTGAGCTGATCGAGATCGGCGGCGCCTTCCGCATGCCCGATATTATGGCGCGGGCCGGTGCGAAGCTGGTCGAGATCGGCACCACCAACCGCACCCATCCCAAAGATTACCAGGGCGCGATCACCCCTGAGACCGGCGTGATCCTGAAGGTCCATACCTCGAATTACCGGATCGAGGGCTTCACCGCCGAGGTCACAGCCCCCGACCTGGCGCTGATCGCGCGCGAGGCGCGGGTGCCGATGATGAACGATCTTGGCGCAGGCTCGCTGGTTGATCTGTCGCATTACGGGCTCCGGCGTGAGCCCACGGTGGCCGAGGCCGTTGCGGAAGGCGCTGATCTGGTGACCTTTTCCGGCGACAAGCTGCTCGGGGGGCCGCAGGCCGGATTCATCGTCGGGCGTAAGGACCTGATCGCCGCGATCAACCGCAACCCGCTGAAACGCGCGCTGCGTCTCGACAAGATCCGCATCGCCGCGCTTGAGGCAACGCTGAAACTGTATCGCGACCCGGACCGGCTGGCGGAGCGGTTGCCCACATTGAGGATGCTCGCACGCCCGATGACAGAGATCGCCGCCCAGGCGCAGCGGCTGGCGCCCCGTATTGATGCTCTGCTGCGGCCCTTTGGCTTTGACGCCACCCCCTGCCCCTGCGCCAGCCAGATCGGATCTGGCGCGCTGCCGGTCGATACGATCCCCTCGGCCGGGCTGCGGCTGACCGGTCAGGGCGGCGACGCGCCCGACCGGCTGGCAGCACAGCTGCGCGCCCTTCCCATGCCGGTGATCGGCCATATCCAGGGTGGCGCGCTGATCCTTGATCTGCGCTGTCTTGAAGAGGACGCTATGCTGACTGACGCCCTGGCCGCGCTGTGA
- the selB gene encoding selenocysteine-specific translation elongation factor has translation MIIGTAGHIDHGKTALVQALTGVDADRLAEEKARGITIELGFAYTDLGDPAEPEIPSGRITGFVDVPGHERLIRTMLAGAGGIDFALLVVAADDGVMPQTREHLEILNLLGLPGGVVAMTKADLADETRRATVRAEIRAALAGTGLAAAPVVEVSAQTGEGIAELRRILAEAGAEMPGRGASGPMRLSVDRSFTIAGAGTVVTGTMIAGRVALGDQVMISPLGLPARVRGIHAQNRKSDQGLAGQRCALNLSGDGVTKDAIQRGDMILAPGLHAPAGRIDVMLEVLASARRPVTTWMPVHLYTHACEVAARVVPIGGDIAPGETGFAQLVLERPIAATMGDRFILRDTSATRSLAGGFFIDLRAPARKRGTPERLAWLEAARETSPGAALMRLLQVAPVDMPVFLRDRGLDPASGPDLAARAGAVLLGPLALSPAQIEALRAGLATHLGEFHAANPDLAGLGRERLRLMLSPRLPKDVFLVFLQEEAGAGRLVLDGAFLRLPGHQVRLSPEDEALFARIFPRLLGEERFRPPRVRDFATEFAVEEKELRRLMRHSQRLGLTDQIATDHFFARVVVREMVAILRDIAAASADGWFTAPAFRDKVQNGRKVAIEILDFFDRNGLTLRRGDLRRLNPHRIDLFD, from the coding sequence GTGATCATCGGCACTGCAGGCCATATCGACCACGGCAAGACGGCGCTGGTCCAGGCGCTGACCGGGGTGGATGCCGACCGCCTGGCCGAAGAAAAGGCGCGTGGCATCACGATTGAACTTGGCTTCGCCTATACCGATCTCGGCGATCCGGCTGAACCGGAGATCCCATCGGGGCGGATCACCGGCTTTGTCGATGTGCCCGGTCATGAGCGGCTGATCCGCACCATGCTGGCCGGTGCCGGCGGCATCGACTTTGCCCTGCTGGTGGTGGCGGCCGATGACGGCGTGATGCCTCAAACCCGCGAACATCTTGAAATTCTGAACCTTCTCGGCCTCCCCGGTGGCGTGGTCGCGATGACCAAAGCCGATCTCGCCGATGAGACGCGGCGGGCAACCGTCCGGGCGGAAATCCGCGCCGCACTGGCCGGAACCGGCCTGGCCGCCGCGCCGGTTGTCGAGGTTTCCGCCCAGACCGGCGAAGGCATCGCAGAGTTGCGCCGGATCCTTGCCGAAGCCGGGGCCGAAATGCCTGGGCGCGGGGCATCCGGGCCGATGCGGCTTTCGGTTGACCGCAGTTTCACCATTGCGGGCGCGGGCACGGTGGTCACGGGGACGATGATCGCGGGCCGGGTGGCTTTGGGTGATCAGGTGATGATCTCGCCCCTTGGCCTGCCGGCGCGGGTGCGCGGCATCCATGCCCAGAACCGCAAATCTGATCAGGGGCTTGCCGGGCAGCGCTGCGCGCTGAACCTGTCCGGCGATGGCGTTACGAAAGACGCGATCCAGCGCGGCGACATGATTCTTGCACCCGGGCTGCATGCCCCCGCCGGGCGGATCGACGTCATGCTTGAAGTGCTGGCCTCGGCCCGCAGGCCCGTCACAACCTGGATGCCGGTGCATCTTTATACCCATGCCTGCGAGGTCGCCGCCCGCGTCGTGCCGATTGGCGGCGATATCGCTCCGGGCGAGACCGGTTTCGCGCAGCTTGTGCTGGAGCGCCCGATTGCTGCCACCATGGGCGACCGTTTCATCCTGCGCGACACCTCTGCGACCCGCTCGCTCGCCGGCGGTTTCTTCATCGATCTGCGGGCGCCCGCGCGCAAACGTGGCACGCCAGAGCGGCTGGCCTGGCTTGAGGCCGCGCGCGAAACCTCTCCCGGGGCGGCGCTGATGCGGCTCTTGCAGGTTGCGCCGGTCGATATGCCGGTCTTCCTGCGCGATCGCGGGCTTGATCCGGCTTCCGGCCCGGATCTCGCGGCCAGGGCCGGGGCGGTGCTGCTTGGCCCCCTCGCCCTCTCGCCCGCTCAGATCGAGGCTCTGCGCGCGGGGCTCGCCACCCATCTGGGGGAATTCCACGCGGCCAATCCCGACCTCGCCGGCCTTGGCCGCGAGCGGTTGCGGCTGATGCTGAGCCCGCGCCTGCCGAAAGATGTCTTCCTTGTATTCCTTCAGGAAGAGGCCGGCGCCGGGCGCCTCGTGCTGGATGGCGCATTCCTGCGGCTTCCCGGGCATCAGGTGCGGCTCTCGCCCGAGGATGAGGCGCTTTTTGCCCGCATCTTCCCCCGGCTTCTGGGCGAAGAGCGCTTTCGTCCGCCGCGGGTGCGCGATTTCGCGACCGAATTCGCCGTCGAAGAGAAAGAGCTGCGCCGGCTGATGCGCCACAGCCAGAGGCTCGGCCTTACCGATCAGATCGCCACTGACCATTTCTTCGCCCGCGTTGTAGTGCGCGAGATGGTGGCGATCCTGCGCGATATCGCCGCTGCCAGCGCGGATGGCTGGTTCACCGCCCCCGCCTTTCGCGACAAGGTGCAGAACGGGCGCAAGGTCGCGATCGAAATCCTTGATTTCTTCGACCGCAACGGGCTGACATTGCGGCGCGGCGATCTCAGACGGCTCAATCCGCACCGGATCGACCTCTTCGACTGA
- a CDS encoding phosphoribosyl-ATP diphosphatase, translating to MTQSDTDSLARLATTIAARKNADPETSWTAKLLSKGPEKCAAKFGEEAVEAIIEASKGDRERLISEGADVLYHFLVMLTSRDVTLTDVLEELARREGLSGIAEKQSRG from the coding sequence ATGACCCAATCCGACACAGACAGCCTCGCCCGCCTCGCGACCACCATCGCTGCGCGCAAAAATGCCGATCCCGAAACCTCCTGGACCGCCAAGCTGCTGTCAAAGGGCCCTGAGAAATGCGCCGCGAAATTCGGCGAAGAGGCGGTCGAGGCGATCATCGAAGCCTCCAAAGGCGACCGCGAGCGCCTGATTTCCGAAGGCGCCGATGTGCTTTACCATTTCCTCGTCATGCTGACGTCGCGCGATGTCACGCTGACCGATGTGCTTGAGGAGCTCGCGCGTCGCGAGGGGCTCTCTGGTATCGCCGAGAAACAATCGCGCGGCTGA